One genomic region from Thermoleptolyngbya sichuanensis A183 encodes:
- a CDS encoding cation:proton antiporter has protein sequence MESLIEPVSIEENLKQFLLVISAALIIAVLPQSIPWMRKLPYTVLLVIAGMGLALLDIHFFSPSPELILWIFLPPLLFEAAWNIRWRELRRNLVPIALYATLGVVVTILGIAFALAQWADFLWPVALLTGACLSATDPVAVSTLLRELGAPSRLKVLVEGESMFNDGTAVVAFSLLLGLATGTETFDLQNLIVEFASVVGIGVGVGLLVGFGISLITKQFDLPLVEQSLTLVGAYAAYLIGENLGGSGVIGTVTVGLIMGNFGSRVGMNPRTRVVVSEFWEFIAFFFNSILFFLIGDQLLIDSVWSGLAGIAVAIAAVLVTRVVAIALLTAISNRITTVDIGWNLQTMLCWSGLRGGVALALALSVPETVPQRDALIAVVFGTVFFTILVQGITVKPLLQALDLIQANPIQQQYLELISRETALQKVLDYMQQPGTRAGIDPAAFRAEQSTIEAELHKLQQQSQSLCQQNPSLAELGIETLRKELLAVESNAYYELVQLGRLSQEPPALLESIINDEENPHTPEPAAKPEIAPIAATKES, from the coding sequence ATGGAATCCCTAATTGAACCTGTCTCGATTGAAGAAAACTTAAAGCAGTTTTTGCTGGTGATCTCGGCGGCGCTGATTATCGCCGTACTGCCGCAGAGTATCCCCTGGATGCGGAAGCTGCCCTACACCGTGCTGCTGGTGATCGCGGGCATGGGGCTAGCGCTGCTGGATATTCATTTCTTTTCGCCATCGCCAGAGCTAATTCTGTGGATCTTCCTGCCGCCGCTGCTGTTTGAGGCAGCGTGGAACATTCGATGGCGCGAACTCCGCCGCAACCTGGTTCCCATCGCGCTCTATGCCACGCTGGGCGTAGTGGTGACGATCCTGGGCATTGCGTTTGCGCTGGCGCAGTGGGCCGATTTTCTCTGGCCGGTGGCACTGCTGACGGGCGCGTGTCTATCGGCGACCGACCCAGTGGCAGTCAGCACGCTGCTACGCGAACTGGGCGCACCCTCGCGGCTCAAGGTGCTGGTAGAAGGCGAGAGCATGTTCAACGACGGCACGGCCGTGGTCGCCTTTAGCCTGCTGCTGGGGCTGGCGACGGGCACAGAAACCTTCGATCTGCAAAACCTGATTGTGGAATTTGCCTCGGTCGTAGGCATTGGCGTGGGCGTGGGGCTGCTGGTGGGCTTTGGCATTTCGCTAATCACCAAACAATTTGACCTGCCGCTAGTAGAGCAGTCCTTGACGCTGGTGGGAGCCTACGCCGCCTATCTGATTGGCGAAAACCTGGGCGGATCGGGCGTGATCGGCACCGTCACCGTCGGGCTGATCATGGGCAACTTTGGGTCGCGGGTGGGCATGAACCCCCGGACGCGGGTGGTGGTCAGCGAGTTTTGGGAATTTATCGCCTTTTTCTTTAATTCCATCCTGTTTTTCCTGATTGGCGACCAATTGCTGATCGACTCGGTGTGGTCGGGCTTGGCGGGCATTGCCGTGGCGATCGCCGCTGTTTTGGTGACTCGCGTCGTGGCGATCGCCCTGCTCACGGCCATCAGCAACCGCATCACCACTGTCGATATCGGCTGGAACCTCCAGACCATGCTGTGCTGGAGCGGGCTGCGGGGTGGCGTTGCGCTGGCGCTGGCCCTCAGCGTGCCCGAAACCGTGCCCCAGCGAGATGCCCTAATCGCGGTGGTGTTTGGCACGGTGTTTTTCACCATCCTGGTGCAGGGCATCACGGTCAAGCCGCTGTTGCAGGCGCTCGACCTGATCCAGGCAAACCCAATCCAGCAGCAGTATCTAGAACTCATCTCGCGGGAAACCGCTCTGCAAAAAGTGCTGGACTATATGCAGCAGCCAGGCACTCGCGCAGGCATCGACCCCGCTGCGTTTCGCGCCGAACAGTCCACCATCGAAGCAGAATTGCACAAGTTGCAGCAGCAGAGCCAGTCCCTTTGTCAGCAAAACCCATCCCTGGCTGAGTTGGGCATCGAAACCCTGCGGAAAGAACTGCTGGCTGTAGAGTCCAACGCCTACTACGAGCTGGTGCAACTGGGCCGGCTGAGCCAAGAGCCGCCCGCGCTGCTGGAATCAATCATTAACGACGAGGAAAATCCTCACACTCCAGAACCAGCCGCCAAGCCAGAAATCGCCCCCATCGCCGCCACCAAAGAAAGCTAA
- a CDS encoding FAD-dependent hydroxylase — protein MVLDSRSLVDHAGSVLEISNQQSVSQPSPVDSFTHRLDYDVAIAGGGIVGLTLACALKHSGLRVAVIEAKPIEAGFSWRRAYALTLMTGRILAGLGLWDKILPQIATFRQIRLADEDSPAVVTLQPQDLGTAELGYVGEHHVLLRSLYEALDNTPNLTWHCPATLVAVDYKSDHVTLHLEQESERRQFTTQLLVAADGARSPLRESAGIGTHGWQYWQSCVTAVIRPEKDHGNVAREHFWTSGPFATLPLPDNRCQIVLTAPHEEARALLETEESAFLVELERRYGGQLGRLELVGDRALFPVRLMQSDRYVQPRLALVGDAAHCCHPVGGQGLNLGIRDAAALAEVLTQAHATGKDLGTLPVLKRYERWRKLENLTILGFTDLLDRTFSNRWRPLVMARRLALRLMAGLWPLRFLALRLMTGLGGRSPQLAQHPGKPQLER, from the coding sequence ATGGTTTTAGATTCGCGTTCTTTGGTTGACCACGCTGGCTCGGTTTTAGAAATTTCAAATCAGCAGAGCGTTTCCCAACCCTCTCCGGTAGACAGTTTTACCCATCGGCTGGATTATGACGTGGCGATCGCCGGAGGGGGCATCGTCGGGCTAACTCTGGCCTGCGCGTTGAAACATTCCGGGCTGCGGGTGGCGGTGATTGAGGCGAAGCCCATCGAGGCGGGCTTTTCCTGGCGGCGAGCCTACGCGCTAACCCTGATGACGGGGCGCATTCTTGCAGGGCTGGGGCTATGGGACAAAATTCTGCCGCAAATTGCCACCTTTCGCCAGATCCGGCTGGCAGACGAAGACTCGCCCGCCGTGGTGACGCTCCAGCCCCAAGACCTAGGCACAGCGGAACTAGGCTATGTGGGCGAACATCACGTCTTGCTGCGATCGCTCTACGAAGCCCTAGACAACACGCCCAACCTCACTTGGCACTGCCCCGCAACGCTGGTGGCGGTGGACTATAAATCCGATCACGTCACTCTGCATTTGGAGCAGGAGAGCGAACGGCGGCAATTCACCACGCAACTGCTAGTGGCGGCGGACGGAGCGCGATCGCCCCTGCGAGAATCGGCGGGCATCGGCACCCACGGCTGGCAATACTGGCAGTCCTGTGTGACGGCGGTGATTCGCCCCGAAAAAGACCACGGCAACGTAGCCCGCGAACACTTCTGGACGAGTGGTCCCTTTGCCACGCTGCCGCTGCCCGACAACCGCTGCCAGATCGTGCTGACGGCTCCCCATGAAGAAGCCAGGGCGCTGCTAGAGACAGAAGAATCGGCATTTCTGGTAGAGCTAGAGCGACGCTATGGCGGGCAGTTGGGGCGGCTGGAACTGGTGGGCGATCGCGCGTTGTTCCCGGTGCGGCTGATGCAGAGCGATCGCTACGTGCAGCCCCGGCTGGCGCTGGTGGGCGACGCGGCACACTGTTGCCATCCCGTCGGCGGTCAGGGGCTGAATCTGGGCATTCGGGATGCAGCGGCGCTGGCAGAGGTGCTAACCCAGGCACACGCCACAGGCAAAGACTTGGGCACCTTGCCCGTGCTGAAGCGCTACGAGCGCTGGCGAAAGCTAGAGAACTTAACAATTCTGGGCTTTACCGACCTGCTGGATCGCACCTTCTCCAACCGCTGGCGTCCGCTGGTGATGGCGCGACGGCTGGCGCTGCGGCTGATGGCCGGGCTGTGGCCGCTGCGGTTTCTGGCACTGCGGCTGATGACGGGGCTGGGCGGGCGATCGCCCCAACTCGCCCAACACCCTGGAAAACCCCAACTAGAGCGTTAG
- the xylB gene encoding xylulokinase — translation MFLGIDLGTSSLKALLMSADGTVIAEASHPYPVNAPHPGWAESDPQDWWNAGAIAVRKVVQSYAAQVQAIGLSGQMHGVVVCDGAGNPLRSAILWADGRSHYELEHYRALGTEALRPLANPLTVGMAGPSLLWLRQGEPEVYRMARWALQPKDWLRLRLTGQAATEPSDASGTLMADVAAGTWAIALLEALHLRTDWLPPIVASRAIAGTLTRSAAEHLGLPADLPVVAGAADTAAALLGSGLTTAGDCQLTVGTGAQITLVGDRPTLDPHGCTHLFHAALPNQWYTLAAMQNAGLALEWVRQLLGLSWADLYDQAFTVEPGCDGLVCLPYLTGERTPHLDPTPTGAWIGLGLHHTRAHLARATLEGVAFAIAQGFAALQATGANPDTLYLAGGGSLHPQWRQLLADVLQRPLHSVETQSASAKGAALLARLGIGQDRQIGEPWKEKQAIPGGSATQIAPAPQITIPNSPSPALETAHQRFAQLYPAVRSQL, via the coding sequence ATGTTTCTTGGAATTGACCTCGGCACCAGTTCCCTAAAAGCGCTGCTGATGAGCGCTGATGGAACCGTCATCGCTGAAGCTTCCCATCCGTATCCGGTGAATGCGCCCCATCCGGGCTGGGCCGAAAGCGACCCGCAGGACTGGTGGAACGCAGGGGCGATCGCCGTTCGGAAGGTGGTTCAGTCCTATGCTGCGCAGGTGCAAGCCATCGGGCTGTCGGGGCAAATGCATGGCGTGGTGGTGTGTGATGGGGCGGGAAACCCGCTGCGGTCGGCGATTCTCTGGGCCGATGGGCGATCGCACTATGAGCTAGAACACTATCGGGCGCTGGGAACTGAGGCGCTGCGGCCGCTGGCCAACCCGCTGACCGTGGGCATGGCGGGGCCGAGCCTGCTGTGGCTGCGGCAGGGAGAACCGGAGGTATATCGGATGGCCCGTTGGGCGCTGCAACCCAAAGACTGGCTGCGGCTGCGGCTAACGGGACAGGCGGCGACGGAACCCTCGGACGCTTCGGGTACGCTGATGGCGGATGTGGCAGCGGGAACCTGGGCGATCGCCCTGCTGGAGGCCCTGCACCTGCGAACCGACTGGCTGCCGCCAATTGTGGCTTCGAGGGCGATCGCCGGAACCCTGACCCGCAGCGCCGCCGAGCATCTAGGGTTGCCTGCCGATCTGCCCGTAGTGGCCGGAGCCGCCGATACTGCCGCCGCGCTGCTGGGGAGCGGACTAACTACGGCTGGAGATTGCCAGCTCACTGTCGGCACGGGTGCACAAATTACGCTGGTGGGCGATCGCCCCACCCTCGACCCGCACGGCTGCACCCACCTGTTTCATGCGGCCCTCCCGAATCAGTGGTATACCCTCGCCGCCATGCAAAATGCGGGGCTGGCGCTAGAGTGGGTGCGGCAACTGCTGGGCCTAAGCTGGGCCGACCTCTACGACCAGGCGTTTACCGTGGAACCGGGCTGCGACGGGCTGGTGTGCTTGCCCTACCTCACCGGAGAACGCACCCCCCACCTGGATCCCACCCCCACCGGGGCCTGGATTGGGCTGGGGCTGCACCACACCCGCGCCCACCTGGCCCGCGCCACGCTAGAGGGCGTTGCCTTTGCTATTGCTCAGGGCTTTGCGGCACTCCAGGCAACCGGGGCAAATCCCGATACCCTGTATCTGGCGGGCGGCGGCAGCCTGCATCCCCAGTGGCGACAACTTTTGGCCGATGTGCTTCAGCGTCCGCTACACAGCGTCGAAACCCAATCGGCCTCGGCCAAAGGAGCCGCTCTGCTGGCGCGGCTGGGAATCGGGCAAGATAGACAAATAGGAGAACCCTGGAAAGAGAAGCAGGCGATTCCTGGAGGGAGCGCGACGCAAATTGCCCCCGCCCCGCAGATCACCATTCCTAACTCCCCTTCCCCTGCCCTAGAAACCGCCCATCAGCGCTTTGCTCAACTTTATCCGGCAGTGCGATCGCAGCTTTGA
- a CDS encoding class I SAM-dependent methyltransferase — protein MQPLSPTERLIKAYVDLGNTLYRQGDFAQSLSYFQQALDAAPDLSAFQKARLLYNIGVSYLNMGERDRAIGYFQQALELCPDLAPARAELQRIAYQDDVQAKGYEFTQDWFSRNVWLWQEQLQALAGRENLNALEIGSWEGRSACWLLENVLTHPTARLTCVDTFAGSSENLSLDHDTEGIEARFDANIARTGAAEKVTKRVGVSKDVVRSLPLDSFDFIYVDGSHHAPDVMTDGLLSWLVLKPGGILIFDDYDFGLTGYGTKEAIDAFLATFKSQLELLHQSHQVAVRKKA, from the coding sequence ATGCAGCCACTCAGCCCCACCGAACGCCTGATCAAAGCCTACGTAGACCTGGGCAACACGCTCTATCGCCAGGGCGACTTTGCCCAATCGCTGTCCTATTTTCAGCAGGCGCTCGACGCTGCGCCAGACCTGAGCGCGTTTCAGAAGGCGCGGCTGCTCTACAACATCGGCGTGTCGTATCTGAATATGGGGGAGCGCGATCGCGCCATTGGCTACTTTCAGCAGGCGCTCGAACTCTGTCCTGACCTGGCCCCAGCCCGCGCCGAATTGCAGCGGATTGCATACCAGGATGACGTTCAAGCCAAGGGCTATGAGTTTACTCAGGACTGGTTTAGCCGCAACGTCTGGCTCTGGCAGGAACAGCTTCAGGCATTGGCGGGGCGGGAAAACCTAAATGCGCTGGAGATTGGCAGTTGGGAGGGGCGATCGGCCTGTTGGCTGCTGGAAAATGTGCTGACCCATCCCACGGCGCGGCTGACCTGCGTCGATACCTTTGCGGGCAGTTCCGAAAATCTGTCGCTGGATCACGACACCGAGGGCATCGAAGCCCGGTTTGATGCGAACATTGCCCGCACTGGGGCTGCCGAGAAAGTGACCAAGCGAGTCGGGGTATCCAAGGATGTCGTGCGATCGCTCCCCCTGGATTCTTTCGACTTTATCTATGTCGATGGCTCTCACCACGCGCCCGACGTGATGACCGACGGCCTGCTAAGCTGGCTCGTCCTCAAACCCGGCGGCATCCTCATCTTCGACGACTACGACTTTGGGCTAACGGGCTACGGCACCAAAGAGGCGATCGATGCCTTTCTCGCCACCTTCAAGAGTCAGCTTGAGCTATTGCACCAGTCACACCAGGTCGCCGTGCGAAAGAAGGCGTGA
- a CDS encoding GNAT family N-acetyltransferase translates to MLTPVTTWYLEMLSPEWLRPTLSSRADLVVMQAEVPSPEFSRFLYTAVGGDWYWLQRLSWSYEQWLRYLDRPQVQTWVAYVSGTPAGYVELEAQPDENVEIAYFGLLGQFMGQGLGGHLLTVGTQQAWNMGAKRVWVHTCSLDGPYALKNYQSRGFKLYDQQVHSEELPEQPPGPWG, encoded by the coding sequence ATGCTCACCCCCGTCACCACCTGGTATCTGGAAATGCTCAGCCCAGAGTGGCTGCGCCCCACCCTATCCAGCCGTGCCGATCTAGTGGTCATGCAGGCCGAGGTTCCGTCGCCAGAGTTTAGCCGCTTTCTCTATACGGCAGTCGGGGGCGACTGGTATTGGCTCCAGCGGTTGTCTTGGAGCTATGAGCAGTGGTTGCGCTATCTCGATCGCCCGCAGGTGCAAACCTGGGTAGCCTATGTGTCGGGTACGCCAGCAGGCTATGTAGAACTGGAGGCGCAGCCCGATGAGAATGTGGAAATTGCCTACTTTGGGCTATTGGGGCAGTTCATGGGGCAAGGGCTGGGTGGACACTTGCTGACCGTGGGCACGCAGCAAGCCTGGAACATGGGGGCAAAGCGGGTGTGGGTGCATACATGCAGCCTGGATGGCCCCTACGCGCTGAAAAACTACCAGTCTCGCGGGTTCAAACTGTATGACCAGCAGGTACATTCCGAAGAGCTGCCGGAGCAGCCACCGGGTCCCTGGGGTTGA